From one Mycolicibacterium sp. HK-90 genomic stretch:
- a CDS encoding class I SAM-dependent methyltransferase: MAELPYFDLLIDERQDGGETGQLWENQVHWGYWENPKTATGTRDDYIAAMEQMDHVLFAAGQVADGQKLLDAGCGFGGTIQQINGTYSDMDLTGLNIDPRQLAAAETQTKPVNGNKIGWVEADACQLPFEDNSFDRVLAVECIFHFPSREKFLAEAARVLKPGGYIAVSDFVPTMMFFGKTPIWMAIRPRIAKSYGTLGNVPLRSYKSMGKRAGLELAAKRNIRKNTLPTYPFLLKFFREQGSADAQKTMIVGTRWMKWLSKLGLIQYRVYTFHKPV; this comes from the coding sequence CTGATAGACGAACGGCAGGACGGTGGCGAAACCGGGCAGCTGTGGGAAAACCAGGTGCACTGGGGCTATTGGGAGAACCCCAAGACCGCCACGGGCACCCGTGACGACTACATCGCTGCCATGGAGCAGATGGATCACGTCCTGTTCGCGGCCGGACAGGTGGCCGACGGGCAGAAGCTGCTGGACGCCGGCTGCGGTTTCGGCGGGACCATCCAGCAGATCAACGGCACGTACTCCGACATGGATCTCACCGGCCTGAACATCGACCCGCGCCAGCTCGCTGCGGCCGAGACCCAGACCAAGCCGGTCAACGGCAACAAGATCGGCTGGGTCGAGGCCGACGCCTGTCAGCTGCCGTTCGAGGACAACTCGTTCGACCGAGTCCTGGCCGTCGAGTGCATCTTCCACTTCCCGTCGCGCGAGAAGTTCCTCGCCGAAGCCGCCCGCGTGCTCAAGCCGGGCGGCTACATCGCGGTGTCCGACTTCGTTCCGACCATGATGTTCTTCGGCAAGACCCCGATCTGGATGGCGATCCGGCCCCGGATCGCCAAGTCCTACGGGACGCTCGGCAACGTCCCGCTGCGGTCGTACAAGTCCATGGGCAAGCGTGCGGGCCTCGAGCTCGCCGCGAAACGCAACATCCGGAAGAACACGTTGCCGACCTATCCGTTCCTGCTGAAGTTCTTCCGCGAGCAGGGGTCAGCGGACGCCCAGAAGACGATGATCGTCGGCACCCGCTGGATGAAGTGGCTGTCCAAGCTCGGGTTGATCCAGTACCGGGTCTACACGTTCCACAAGCCCGTCTGA